From Chryseobacterium gallinarum, one genomic window encodes:
- a CDS encoding helix-hairpin-helix domain-containing protein has protein sequence MRKSYFRKLACMAMLLTILLAYQNYTSRGKESFPDVKFIMASSGVNRSDFDPNTLDETQWQKLGFSEKQVSTILKYKEIVGGQFISKQQLKKCYAISEEKFAELKPYIILPEDDRKEKSLSRTFEKKTITIPGKFNPDRFSANDWIKMGFSERQAAALLKYKNYLGGSFISKEKFKECFIISPENYIRLEPYLQLPEKVSGTIAASHAKSSNIRYRPFDPNTLNADGWKALGFSEKQATTIINYRDRNLRGSFKNPEDLQKCFVISPEKFEELKPYITITIKEEIRRQETDFSKTDLNTISFKQLLEFGLDERSAASIIGFRRKLGGFVNKQQILDTYNIDKDLVQKLISICLLDTSGVQKYTLTDAPEEWLKNHPYFKYSADKIIFYRITYPDDKKIWKFLKLKPEYEEKMRLYIK, from the coding sequence ATGAGAAAAAGCTATTTCCGGAAACTGGCCTGTATGGCCATGTTACTGACTATCCTATTAGCCTACCAGAACTACACGAGCAGGGGGAAAGAATCTTTTCCGGATGTAAAGTTTATTATGGCATCGTCCGGGGTCAACAGGTCAGATTTTGATCCTAATACATTAGATGAAACCCAATGGCAGAAACTTGGATTTTCTGAAAAACAGGTTTCCACCATTCTTAAATACAAGGAAATCGTAGGTGGACAATTTATTTCAAAACAGCAATTAAAGAAATGTTATGCAATTTCCGAAGAAAAGTTCGCTGAACTGAAACCTTATATTATTCTCCCTGAAGATGATAGAAAGGAAAAATCTTTATCGCGGACTTTTGAGAAGAAAACTATTACAATTCCGGGAAAATTCAACCCCGACCGGTTTTCGGCCAACGATTGGATAAAAATGGGATTCAGTGAAAGACAAGCAGCAGCTCTCTTAAAGTATAAAAATTACTTAGGGGGAAGCTTTATCAGTAAAGAAAAATTCAAAGAATGCTTTATCATTTCACCGGAAAATTATATCAGACTGGAACCATATCTGCAATTACCCGAAAAAGTTTCCGGAACTATTGCTGCCAGTCATGCTAAAAGTTCCAACATCCGCTACCGTCCTTTTGACCCGAATACTTTGAATGCGGATGGATGGAAAGCATTAGGTTTTTCAGAAAAACAAGCGACCACTATTATTAATTACCGTGACAGGAACTTGCGGGGAAGTTTTAAAAACCCTGAAGATCTTCAAAAGTGTTTCGTGATCTCTCCTGAAAAATTTGAGGAATTAAAACCATATATTACCATTACCATCAAAGAAGAGATCAGACGTCAGGAAACAGATTTTTCAAAGACGGATCTTAATACGATTAGTTTTAAGCAGCTGCTGGAATTCGGACTGGATGAAAGAAGTGCCGCTTCCATCATTGGTTTCAGAAGAAAACTCGGAGGATTTGTCAATAAACAACAAATACTGGATACCTATAATATTGATAAAGACCTTGTCCAAAAGCTCATTTCAATCTGTTTGCTGGATACATCGGGTGTTCAGAAATATACTTTGACAGATGCTCCTGAAGAATGGCTTAAAAACCATCCCTATTTCAAATATTCTGCTGACAAAATCATATTTTACAGAATTACGTATCCTGATGATAAAAAGATATGGAAGTTTCTAAAGCTAAAACCGGAATATGAGGAAAAAATGAGGTTATATATAAAGTAA
- a CDS encoding T9SS type A sorting domain-containing protein produces the protein MSATVTTQDGGFLLAGTSYSGKGLDKKDDSKGGSDIWLIRINEFGDELWQKTLGSSSDEEARAVIQTTDSGFFVAGNGQNSSKGYGSKDVWIVRLDKEGKELSQLVLGGKGLDEVEKMIPTKDGGALLGIYSRSSEVRDSGIKNPGTQLPIDQSANRNLSSATSTAISQTPKASINFGEGDYWIVKLDKTGKVEWEKNYGGKGDDHLRTLALTSSGYIIGGESRSERSGNKTVGIEEGTDLWLIALNERGEEEWQKSYNFKNRDILMGMSVIGGELEDGSGKSTKGILLGGYTQAEGRIEKDDETFWMLYLDGNGNEQWRKHVGGESRQREERLSDLKLNRDGSIILAGTSAEELGKENWKIVKLGDKQVEQLIEKSDIKIYPNPVSDYAYVEIGFDFKEAEILLYDMSGRQLQSLKTKNRVTKLNTQALIQGAYLVTIKTDTNKTANAKLIKNSTL, from the coding sequence TTGTCAGCTACTGTAACCACACAGGATGGGGGCTTCCTTTTAGCCGGGACCTCCTATTCCGGAAAAGGACTAGATAAAAAGGATGATTCCAAAGGAGGCTCTGATATCTGGCTGATCAGGATTAATGAATTCGGGGATGAGCTATGGCAGAAAACTTTGGGAAGCTCTTCCGATGAAGAAGCCAGGGCAGTGATTCAAACCACCGATTCAGGATTTTTTGTAGCGGGAAATGGACAAAACTCTTCCAAAGGTTATGGTTCCAAAGATGTATGGATAGTAAGACTTGATAAAGAGGGAAAAGAACTCTCGCAACTTGTTCTAGGAGGAAAAGGTTTAGACGAAGTTGAAAAAATGATTCCCACGAAAGACGGTGGCGCTTTGTTAGGCATCTATTCCAGAAGCTCCGAGGTTCGCGATTCAGGAATAAAAAATCCAGGGACTCAACTTCCGATCGATCAATCTGCCAACCGAAATTTGTCATCTGCAACCTCTACAGCCATTAGCCAGACGCCAAAAGCCAGCATCAATTTCGGTGAGGGCGACTACTGGATTGTAAAACTGGATAAAACCGGAAAGGTAGAATGGGAAAAGAACTATGGAGGCAAAGGGGATGATCATTTGAGGACCTTGGCGTTGACCTCTAGCGGCTATATCATCGGAGGAGAATCCAGATCGGAAAGATCCGGGAACAAAACAGTAGGAATAGAGGAAGGAACAGACCTTTGGCTAATTGCCCTTAATGAAAGAGGCGAAGAAGAGTGGCAAAAGTCTTACAATTTTAAAAACCGGGATATTCTGATGGGGATGAGTGTGATAGGTGGGGAGCTGGAAGATGGAAGCGGGAAGTCTACCAAAGGAATTTTATTGGGCGGCTATACCCAGGCAGAAGGAAGGATAGAAAAGGATGATGAAACTTTCTGGATGCTGTACCTGGATGGCAATGGTAATGAGCAGTGGCGGAAACATGTGGGAGGAGAATCGAGGCAAAGAGAGGAAAGGCTCTCGGATTTGAAACTTAACAGGGATGGTTCTATTATCCTGGCAGGAACGAGTGCAGAAGAACTGGGAAAAGAAAACTGGAAGATCGTCAAATTGGGAGACAAGCAGGTTGAACAGTTAATTGAAAAATCTGACATTAAGATTTATCCTAACCCGGTGTCAGACTATGCGTATGTAGAAATCGGCTTTGATTTCAAGGAAGCTGAGATTTTGTTGTATGATATGAGTGGGAGACAGCTTCAGAGTTTGAAAACGAAGAATAGAGTCACGAAGTTGAATACCCAGGCTTTGATCCAGGGGGCTTATCTGGTGACGATAAAGACTGATACTAATAAAACGGCGAATGCTAAACTGATAAAGAATAGTACATTATGA